One part of the Carassius gibelio isolate Cgi1373 ecotype wild population from Czech Republic chromosome B6, carGib1.2-hapl.c, whole genome shotgun sequence genome encodes these proteins:
- the LOC127959161 gene encoding E3 SUMO-protein ligase ZBED1-like gives MKELGDVEYLALTTDMWSSCNMMPYMSVTAHYINKEWTLQSKCLQTCFMPESHTADNLEEALREAINDWKLQEKQIACITTDNGANIVAAIRQLKWPWLSCFGHNLNLAINNSLAQQRASTDRAFGVCRAVNTAFSHSWLRRRELQKAQVEMKLPEHSLITDCATRWGSKQQMVERILEQEQAIKRVFAQDKSRRPLPQLTWQDMTVLESVNNALKPVADFTDILSGENYVTVSSLLPMLAHLEGVLEESVDDSKLTADLKRVILEQMEGRYGDDTIQRMMRKATLLDPRYRGDHMKPPELHSTKSEIMEETVREIDLSLPRPTPGPSHAGEDVEEPDAGVATVPKKKKWSLGSLLVKRAGTAAAAKLTDEQKVESEMTIYLQEMAIDGEEDPLTWWKTNEKRFPFMARLARKYLCICATSTPSERVFSTAGSVVTPIRSLLKPDKVNMLVFLARNIEI, from the exons ATGAAAGAGCTGGGTGATGTAGAATATTTGGCCCTGACAACGGACATGTGGTCCAGCTGTAATATGATGCCCTACATGTCAGTGACAgcgcattatataaataaagagtGGACACTGCAGTCCAAGTGCTTACAAACTTGTTTCATGCCCGAGAGCCATACAGCAGATAATTTAGAAGAAGCACTGCGCGAGGCAATAAATGACTGGAAACTACAAGAGAAACAAATTGCCTGTATAACTACCGACAATGGGGCGAATATTGTTGCAGCCATCCGGCAGTTGAAATGGCCATGGTTAAGTTGCTTTGGGCACAACTTGAACCTGGCCATAAACAACTCGCTTGCGCAACAGAGGGCCAGCACAGACCGAGCTTTCGGGGTTTGCCGGGCAGTCAACACTGCGTTTTCGCACAGCTGGCTAAGGCGACGTGAACTGCAGAAAGCACAAGTGGAAATGAAACTCCCTGAGCACTCACTGATCAcg GACTGTGCAACACGATGGGGCTCAAAACAGCAAATGGTGGAGAGAATTCTGGAGCAGGAGCAAGCCATCAAACGTGTGTTTGCCCAAGACAAAAGCCGCCGCCCACTCCCCCAGCTGACATGGCAAGACATGACTGTTCTGGAATCTGTGAACAACGCGCTGAAGCCAGTAGCGGACTTCACGGACATTCTCTCTGGAGAAAATTACGTAACGGTGTCCTCACTGCTGCCCATGTTGGCCCATTTAGAAGGTGTGCTGGAGGAGTCAGTTGATGATTCCAAACTGACAGCCGACCTGAAGCGTGTCATCCTGGAGCAGATGGAAGGCAGATATGGTGATGACACCATCCAGAGGATGATGCGTAAAGCAACGCTGCTTGACCCAAGGTACCGAGGGGACCATATGAAACCTCCAGAACTTCATTCTACAAAATCTGAAATAATGGAAGAGACTGTGAGAGAGATTGATCTGTCGCTGCCAAGGCCAACACCAGGTCCCTCACATGCTGGAGAAGATGTAGAGGAACCAGATGCCGGCGTCGCCACCGTGCCTAAGAAAAAAAAGTGGTCTTTAGGCAGCCTTCTTGTGAAGAGAGCAGGCACAGCAGCTGCAGCCAAGCTCACTGATGAGCAAAAGGTCGAGTCAGAAATGACCATTTACCTGCAGGAAATGGCCATCGATGGGGAAGAGGACCCACTGACTTGGTGGAAAACGAACGAAAAAAGGTTTCCGTTCATGGCCAGATTAGCACGGAAATATCTGTGCATATGTGCTACCAGTACTCCTTCAGAGCGGGTCTTCAGCACAGCGGGGAGTGTAGTTACTCCAATTCGCAGCTTATTGAAACCAGACAAAGtgaacatgttggtatttctgGCCAGAAACATCGAAATTTAA